A genomic segment from Frateuria edaphi encodes:
- a CDS encoding YajQ family cyclic di-GMP-binding protein, with amino-acid sequence MPSFDVVSEVDKHELTNAVDQANRELASRFDFKGTDAVFELDGYVITQRAPSDFQLQQMLDILRGRLTSRKIDIRALDVAEPEVNLGGARQKVTVKQGIEQAMAKKLVAELKAAKLKVEAQINGDKLRVTGKKRDDLQLAMALLRKSEVELPLQFDNFRD; translated from the coding sequence ATGCCCTCCTTCGACGTCGTCTCCGAAGTGGACAAGCACGAACTCACCAACGCGGTCGACCAGGCCAACCGCGAGCTGGCCAGCCGCTTCGATTTCAAGGGCACCGATGCGGTGTTCGAACTGGACGGCTACGTGATCACCCAGCGCGCGCCGAGCGACTTCCAGCTGCAGCAGATGCTGGACATCCTGCGCGGACGCCTGACCTCGCGGAAGATCGACATCCGCGCGCTGGACGTGGCCGAGCCGGAAGTGAACCTGGGCGGTGCGCGGCAGAAGGTCACCGTCAAGCAGGGCATCGAGCAGGCGATGGCCAAGAAGCTGGTGGCCGAGCTCAAGGCCGCCAAGCTCAAGGTCGAGGCGCAGATCAACGGCGACAAGCTGCGCGTGACGGGCAAGAAGCGCGACGACCTGCAGCTGGCGATGGCGCTGCTGCGCAAGTCCGAGGTGGAGCTGCCGCTGCAGTTCGACAACTTCCGCGACTGA
- a CDS encoding DUF1345 domain-containing protein has product MSGSDPHGRQHRRRGLVHALRARRSLAVGGALLLMVAVAAWSLGMHPAPAFLLGFDAGALAFMGLQLWEFNTATPTSMRKKARHQDAGRWGILWSGVAISTVVLVALGTELEAGKTGGLVAIMVSAASIMLSWGFLNTLFALHYAHGYYGDYGEEHRGLDFPGGGEPGYWDFAYFAVVIGMTFQVSDVQVTSRELRRMVLVHGVIAFFFNVFIVAVSVNILAGRGL; this is encoded by the coding sequence ATGAGTGGTTCCGATCCCCACGGCAGGCAGCATCGTCGCCGCGGTCTCGTCCATGCCTTGCGCGCGCGTCGCTCGCTGGCCGTCGGTGGCGCGCTGCTGCTGATGGTGGCCGTGGCGGCATGGAGCCTGGGCATGCATCCGGCGCCGGCGTTCCTGCTCGGTTTCGATGCCGGCGCGCTGGCATTCATGGGCCTGCAGCTGTGGGAGTTCAACACGGCCACGCCGACCAGCATGCGCAAGAAGGCGCGCCACCAGGACGCCGGGCGCTGGGGCATCCTGTGGAGCGGCGTGGCGATCTCGACGGTGGTGCTGGTGGCGCTGGGCACCGAACTGGAGGCCGGCAAGACCGGCGGACTGGTCGCGATCATGGTTTCCGCCGCGAGCATCATGCTCAGCTGGGGCTTCCTCAACACGCTGTTCGCGCTGCACTACGCGCACGGCTATTACGGCGACTACGGCGAGGAGCACAGGGGTCTGGACTTCCCCGGCGGCGGCGAGCCCGGCTATTGGGACTTCGCGTATTTCGCAGTGGTGATCGGCATGACCTTCCAGGTTTCGGACGTCCAGGTGACCAGCCGCGAGTTGCGCCGGATGGTGCTGGTGCACGGTGTGATCGCGTTCTTCTTCAACGTGTTCATCGTGGCGGTCAGCGTGAACATCCTGGCGGGGCGAGGCTTGTAG
- a CDS encoding GNAT family N-acetyltransferase — MSFDIRHDPAAQRFETVVDGQHCELDYRLAGKVMTITHTGVPGPVEGRGIASALTQAAMETARAEGWSVIPACAYAASWLRRHPEFADLRA, encoded by the coding sequence ATGAGCTTCGACATCCGGCACGACCCTGCCGCGCAGCGCTTCGAAACCGTGGTGGACGGCCAGCATTGCGAGCTGGATTACCGCCTCGCCGGCAAGGTCATGACGATCACCCACACCGGCGTGCCGGGGCCGGTGGAGGGCCGTGGCATTGCCTCGGCGCTGACCCAGGCCGCGATGGAAACCGCGCGGGCCGAGGGCTGGTCGGTGATCCCCGCCTGCGCCTATGCCGCCTCGTGGCTGCGTCGGCATCCGGAGTTCGCCGACCTGCGCGCCTGA
- a CDS encoding OsmC family protein: MKKSASATWSGGLKDGQGTISTQTGVMREAPFGFKSRFEDGPGTNPEELVGAALAGCFSMALSLGLGNAGLTPERIETRAEVTLDKQGDGFAITTIALNCRARVPGADADTFQRIAQETKQGCPVSKVLRADILLDAALEG, encoded by the coding sequence ATGAAGAAATCCGCCTCCGCCACATGGTCCGGCGGCCTGAAGGACGGCCAGGGCACCATCTCCACCCAGACCGGCGTGATGCGCGAGGCGCCGTTCGGTTTCAAGTCGCGTTTCGAGGACGGCCCCGGCACCAATCCGGAGGAACTGGTCGGCGCGGCGCTGGCCGGCTGCTTCTCGATGGCGCTGTCGCTGGGCCTGGGCAATGCCGGGCTGACGCCGGAGCGGATCGAGACACGGGCCGAGGTGACGCTGGACAAGCAGGGCGACGGTTTCGCCATCACCACCATTGCCTTGAACTGCCGCGCCCGCGTGCCCGGCGCCGACGCCGACACCTTCCAGCGCATCGCGCAGGAGACCAAGCAGGGATGCCCGGTATCCAAGGTGCTGCGCGCCGACATTTTGCTCGACGCCGCACTGGAGGGCTGA
- a CDS encoding GGDEF domain-containing protein, whose translation MPMHIETLSLISAVQSLVLAVLLWAGTHGGPGSARTSLKLRAGALAVESAGWSMLAAQVWLHPAQLVLGGNALNLLAQGMSVVALRMLLGAPLRWRTALAIGVIGWLGVAWFGVVEPDYRVRVLWGSAAIMADIALRMWALLSGGPGRSSRARVVLLVMCSASALLLVWRNGQLWFDLNPPADIIQPALVNYFYVLLSGMQPLFLSIGFLLLYNETLQRELHLLARVDSLTGVKNRLALTESATRMLSQVNRGGRPLGVLMIDADHFKSVNDRFGHGGGDKVLLALVASIRATLRAGNVIGRIGGEEFVVLAPDTSLEQALVLAERIRGTVESTPLMVDGHLLQLTVSIGTAAAEPGEHDVAALLRRADAALYAAKHAGRNRVMAADPELAVRRLLA comes from the coding sequence ATGCCCATGCATATCGAAACGCTGTCGCTGATCAGTGCCGTCCAGTCGCTCGTGCTGGCCGTCCTGCTCTGGGCCGGCACGCATGGCGGCCCGGGCTCGGCACGCACCAGCCTGAAGCTGCGTGCGGGCGCGCTGGCGGTCGAATCGGCCGGCTGGAGCATGCTGGCGGCGCAGGTCTGGCTGCACCCGGCGCAATTGGTGCTGGGCGGCAACGCGCTCAACCTGCTGGCACAGGGCATGTCGGTCGTGGCATTGCGCATGCTGCTCGGCGCGCCGCTGCGTTGGCGAACGGCGCTGGCGATCGGCGTGATCGGCTGGCTGGGCGTGGCCTGGTTCGGCGTGGTCGAGCCGGACTACCGTGTGCGCGTGCTGTGGGGATCGGCGGCGATCATGGCCGACATCGCCCTGCGCATGTGGGCGCTGCTGAGCGGCGGTCCCGGCCGCAGTTCACGGGCGCGAGTGGTGCTGCTGGTCATGTGCTCGGCCTCGGCGCTGCTGCTGGTGTGGCGCAACGGCCAGCTATGGTTCGACCTGAACCCGCCGGCCGACATCATCCAGCCGGCCCTGGTCAATTATTTCTACGTGCTGCTCTCGGGCATGCAGCCGCTGTTCCTCAGTATCGGTTTCCTGCTGCTCTACAACGAGACGCTGCAGCGCGAGCTGCACCTGCTGGCAAGGGTCGATTCGCTGACCGGCGTGAAGAACCGCCTAGCCCTGACCGAAAGCGCCACCCGGATGCTGTCCCAGGTCAACCGCGGAGGACGGCCGTTGGGCGTGCTGATGATCGACGCCGACCACTTCAAGAGCGTCAACGATCGCTTCGGCCATGGCGGCGGCGACAAGGTCCTGCTGGCACTGGTCGCCAGCATCCGGGCCACGCTGCGGGCCGGCAACGTGATCGGGCGCATCGGCGGCGAGGAATTCGTGGTGCTGGCGCCCGATACCAGCCTGGAGCAGGCGCTGGTGCTGGCCGAGCGCATCCGCGGCACGGTCGAGTCCACGCCGTTGATGGTCGACGGGCATCTGCTGCAGTTGACCGTGTCGATCGGTACCGCCGCGGCCGAGCCGGGCGAGCACGATGTGGCGGCCCTGCTGCGGCGCGCGGACGCGGCGCTGTACGCGGCCAAGCATGCCGGCCGCAACCGGGTCATGGCAGCCGATCCGGAACTGGCGGTCCGACGCCTGCTGGCCTGA
- a CDS encoding 3'-5' exonuclease has translation MATQIPTLNSCLPRMTAGEKRFAQRLEQKLEDDYLLWYDVPVGLKQRRPDFVVFHPRRGLLVLEVKDWKAETIQHADSTQFTLVTDRGLVKENHPLLQARAYALEIGVVLERDPALRFPEGHRHAGKIIMPWAWGVVLANISRKQFEDGGLDAVIPPHLAICRDEFYESVESEDFQERLWAMFPYAFPVALTLPQIDRVRWHLFPELRVEPGSGQFGLFGPTEAAVRPLQIPELVKVMDAQQEQLARSLGDEHRIIHGVAGSGKTMILGFRAMQLARAMNRPILILCYNKTLAARLEQLIGERGLADKVQVYNFHKWCHKMLTAYHVELPPKGSDGFFEQMVERVIAGVDKGQIPRFQYGAVLVDEGHDFEPDWYKLIVQMIDPATNSLLVLYDDAQNIYGKADRRKVSWKSLGVQAQGRTTILKLNYRNTLEILAVARGFANELLDARADDDDGVPLIAPESAGRRGAVPELIRVETAPAQLTVLIAQLRDEHAHGRPWSDMAVIFRNQWEGEKLAEALAREDIPGRLAEGRGKGALFAVGDTVKLVTMHSSKGLEFPFVIIPGPGSLPKEGKDEAEEARLLYVAMTRATERLLLIHHDDSVFSKRIRDAINQVQDQLVALPA, from the coding sequence ATGGCCACCCAGATCCCGACCCTCAACAGCTGCCTGCCCCGCATGACCGCGGGCGAAAAGCGCTTCGCCCAGCGGCTGGAACAGAAGCTGGAGGACGACTACCTGCTCTGGTACGACGTGCCGGTGGGCCTGAAGCAGCGCCGCCCGGACTTCGTGGTATTCCACCCGCGCCGCGGCCTGCTGGTGCTGGAGGTGAAGGACTGGAAGGCCGAGACGATCCAGCACGCGGACAGCACGCAGTTCACCCTGGTCACCGACCGCGGCCTGGTGAAGGAGAACCATCCGCTGCTGCAGGCGCGTGCGTACGCGCTGGAGATCGGCGTGGTGCTCGAGCGCGACCCCGCGCTGCGTTTCCCGGAAGGCCATCGCCATGCCGGCAAGATCATCATGCCGTGGGCCTGGGGCGTGGTGCTGGCCAACATCAGCCGCAAGCAGTTCGAGGATGGCGGGCTGGACGCAGTGATCCCGCCGCACCTGGCGATCTGCCGCGACGAGTTCTACGAATCGGTCGAGTCGGAGGACTTCCAGGAGCGGCTGTGGGCGATGTTCCCCTACGCCTTCCCGGTGGCCCTCACGCTGCCGCAGATCGACCGCGTGCGCTGGCACCTGTTTCCCGAACTGCGGGTGGAACCGGGCAGCGGGCAATTCGGCCTGTTCGGCCCGACCGAGGCGGCGGTGCGTCCGCTGCAGATTCCCGAGCTGGTCAAGGTAATGGACGCGCAGCAGGAACAGCTGGCGCGCTCGCTGGGCGACGAGCACCGGATCATCCACGGCGTGGCCGGCTCCGGAAAGACCATGATCCTGGGTTTCCGCGCCATGCAGCTGGCGCGCGCGATGAACCGGCCGATATTGATCCTCTGCTACAACAAGACGCTGGCCGCGCGGCTGGAGCAGTTGATCGGCGAGCGCGGCCTGGCCGACAAGGTGCAGGTCTACAACTTCCACAAGTGGTGCCACAAGATGCTCACGGCTTACCACGTGGAGCTGCCGCCGAAAGGCTCGGACGGCTTCTTCGAGCAGATGGTCGAGCGGGTGATCGCCGGCGTCGACAAGGGCCAGATCCCGCGCTTCCAGTACGGTGCGGTGCTCGTCGACGAAGGCCACGACTTCGAGCCGGACTGGTACAAGCTGATCGTGCAGATGATCGACCCGGCCACCAACTCGCTGCTGGTGCTCTACGACGACGCGCAGAACATCTATGGCAAGGCCGACCGTCGCAAGGTCAGCTGGAAGAGCCTCGGCGTGCAGGCGCAGGGCCGGACCACCATCCTCAAGCTCAACTACCGCAACACGCTGGAAATCCTGGCCGTCGCGCGCGGCTTCGCCAACGAGCTGCTCGATGCCCGCGCCGACGACGACGATGGCGTGCCGCTGATTGCCCCCGAGAGCGCCGGCCGCCGCGGCGCGGTGCCGGAGCTGATCCGCGTGGAAACCGCACCGGCGCAGCTCACCGTGCTGATCGCCCAACTGCGCGACGAACACGCGCACGGGCGGCCGTGGTCGGACATGGCGGTGATCTTCCGCAACCAGTGGGAGGGCGAGAAGCTCGCCGAGGCGCTGGCCCGCGAAGACATTCCCGGCCGGCTGGCCGAGGGCCGCGGCAAGGGCGCGCTGTTCGCCGTCGGCGACACGGTCAAGCTGGTGACCATGCATTCGAGCAAGGGACTGGAGTTCCCGTTCGTGATCATTCCCGGCCCGGGCTCGCTGCCCAAGGAAGGCAAGGACGAGGCCGAGGAAGCGCGCCTGCTCTACGTGGCGATGACCCGCGCGACCGAGCGGCTGCTGTTGATCCACCACGACGATTCGGTCTTCAGCAAGCGCATCCGCGACGCGATCAACCAGGTGCAGGATCAATTGGTGGCGCTACCGGCCTGA
- a CDS encoding aromatic ring-hydroxylating oxygenase subunit alpha, which produces MTELLTPDLLAAQPLDHACALSARCYTDPRMPALDARSVFAKSWQLVCHQSQLAGVGDHLVTAIAGLPIVVVRSDETTLRAFHNVCRHRAGPVASCDGKGATALRCRYHGWTYGLDGVLRGAPEMGRTPDFDPSTIRLPEARVQVWQGLVFVATGEAPPFAEFVEGIDARLGEGRSLAGFEFHHRASWEVACNWKVYVDNYLEGYHVPHIHPGLNSVLDYRSYVTETARWYSYQFSPLESADELYGSGEALYYFLYPNTMLNILPGRLQTNRVLPLGVDRCRVEFDFYYAPDTSDEGRARRERDIAFSDEVQDEDVTICEDVQRGLASGSYESGRLNPLRENAVHHFHELLRRAYREHA; this is translated from the coding sequence ATGACCGAGCTGCTCACGCCCGACCTCCTCGCCGCCCAGCCGCTCGATCACGCGTGCGCGCTTTCGGCGCGTTGCTACACCGATCCGCGCATGCCGGCGCTCGATGCCCGGTCCGTGTTCGCGAAGAGCTGGCAGCTGGTCTGCCACCAGTCGCAGCTGGCGGGCGTCGGCGACCACCTGGTCACCGCCATCGCCGGCCTGCCGATCGTCGTCGTGCGCAGCGACGAGACCACCCTCCGCGCCTTCCACAACGTGTGCCGCCATCGCGCCGGGCCGGTCGCCAGTTGCGATGGCAAGGGCGCGACCGCGTTGCGCTGCCGCTACCACGGCTGGACCTACGGCCTGGACGGGGTCCTGCGCGGTGCGCCGGAGATGGGTCGCACGCCCGACTTCGATCCCTCGACGATCCGGCTGCCCGAGGCACGCGTGCAGGTGTGGCAGGGCTTGGTCTTCGTCGCCACTGGCGAGGCGCCACCGTTCGCCGAATTCGTCGAAGGCATTGATGCGCGCCTGGGCGAAGGCCGCTCGCTGGCCGGCTTCGAGTTCCATCACCGCGCCAGCTGGGAAGTGGCCTGCAACTGGAAGGTGTACGTGGACAACTACCTGGAGGGCTACCACGTGCCGCACATCCATCCGGGCTTGAACAGCGTGCTGGACTACCGCAGCTACGTCACCGAGACCGCGCGGTGGTACTCCTACCAGTTCAGCCCGCTGGAAAGCGCCGACGAGCTCTACGGCAGTGGCGAGGCGCTGTACTACTTCCTCTATCCCAACACCATGCTCAACATCCTGCCCGGCCGCCTGCAGACCAACCGCGTGCTGCCGCTGGGCGTGGACCGCTGCCGCGTGGAATTCGACTTCTACTATGCCCCGGACACGAGCGACGAAGGCCGCGCCCGGCGCGAGCGCGACATCGCCTTCAGCGACGAGGTGCAGGACGAGGACGTGACCATCTGCGAGGACGTGCAGCGCGGGCTGGCATCCGGCTCCTACGAAAGCGGTCGCCTCAACCCGCTGCGCGAGAACGCGGTCCACCATTTCCACGAACTGCTGCGCCGCGCCTACCGCGAGCACGCGTGA
- a CDS encoding amino acid permease, with translation MSNPSAAASRPLGQLALIALVVGNMIGSGVFLLPAALAPYGAASLLGWALTLAGALLLALVYAWLARAIRNHGGAYGYARRAFGDGIGFVVAWSYWVCTWSANAAIAVAFAGSLGALWPAATATPALSAGCALGALWLCTAVNLAGVREAARMQMLTTLLKLVPLVLFGVVGLGWVHAGAYRPFNPSGLPLLGVTTSVAALTLWAMLGFEAATVPTGVVRDPERTVPRATVIGMLVAGLATMLACTVVIGLLPPDELRRSAAPMIAAAARVWGPAAGLALAAVATISCFGALNGWVLLQAQTPLAAAQDGLFPARFARLDARGTPAFGLVVGSGLASALIVANYSRTLVALFTFSILLSTATTLLPYVVSVLAWWRIEPAARWWRRLVAAGALAYALWALAGTGIESLMWAGVLVAMGLPVLLWQRRRSAIP, from the coding sequence GTGAGCAACCCCTCCGCCGCGGCTTCACGACCGCTTGGCCAACTGGCGCTGATCGCCCTGGTGGTCGGCAACATGATCGGCTCGGGCGTGTTCCTGCTGCCCGCGGCGCTGGCGCCGTATGGCGCGGCGAGCCTGCTGGGCTGGGCGCTGACGCTCGCCGGCGCGCTGCTGCTGGCACTGGTGTACGCCTGGCTGGCGCGCGCGATCCGCAACCACGGCGGCGCCTACGGCTATGCGCGACGTGCGTTCGGCGACGGCATCGGCTTCGTGGTCGCGTGGAGCTACTGGGTCTGCACCTGGAGCGCCAACGCGGCGATCGCGGTGGCCTTCGCCGGCAGCCTCGGCGCGCTGTGGCCGGCCGCCACCGCCACGCCGGCTCTCTCCGCAGGCTGCGCGCTGGGCGCGTTGTGGCTGTGCACCGCGGTGAACCTGGCCGGCGTGCGCGAGGCGGCGCGCATGCAGATGCTCACCACCCTGCTCAAGCTGGTCCCGCTGGTACTGTTCGGTGTGGTCGGGCTGGGCTGGGTGCATGCCGGCGCCTATCGGCCGTTCAATCCGAGCGGCCTGCCGCTGCTGGGCGTCACCACCTCGGTGGCCGCACTCACGTTGTGGGCCATGCTCGGCTTCGAGGCGGCCACCGTGCCGACCGGCGTCGTGCGCGACCCGGAACGCACGGTGCCGCGCGCCACCGTGATCGGCATGCTGGTCGCCGGGCTGGCCACGATGCTCGCCTGCACGGTGGTGATCGGACTGCTGCCGCCGGACGAACTGCGCCGCTCCGCCGCACCGATGATCGCCGCGGCGGCGCGCGTGTGGGGACCGGCCGCGGGCCTCGCACTGGCCGCCGTGGCGACGATCTCCTGCTTCGGCGCGCTCAACGGCTGGGTCCTGCTGCAGGCGCAGACGCCACTGGCCGCGGCCCAGGATGGCCTGTTCCCGGCGCGCTTCGCCCGGCTCGACGCGCGCGGCACGCCGGCCTTTGGCCTGGTCGTGGGCAGCGGCCTTGCCAGCGCGCTGATCGTGGCCAACTACAGCCGCACGCTGGTCGCGCTGTTCACCTTCTCGATCCTGCTGTCCACCGCCACCACGCTGCTGCCCTACGTGGTGAGCGTGCTGGCATGGTGGCGGATCGAGCCCGCCGCACGGTGGTGGCGGCGGCTGGTCGCCGCTGGCGCGCTCGCCTATGCGCTGTGGGCGCTGGCCGGCACGGGCATCGAGTCGCTGATGTGGGCGGGCGTGCTGGTGGCGATGGGCCTGCCGGTGCTGCTGTGGCAGCGCCGGCGGTCGGCCATCCCGTAA
- a CDS encoding LysR substrate-binding domain-containing protein, translated as MDLPLNALRAFALVYQHRGVRAAARELGMAHSSVSRHLRELDRWLGVPLLHAGAGRAGLAFTPQGEALGRAVCAGLGEIERAVAVLREARPAHAVALSTTPSFAIRWLLPRLPAFEKAHPKIELSVLVDQKLEGFTDGRMDVALRMGQGPWPELHCEPWMGDALYPVMSPAYWQDHGRPSRPAQLAGLRLLHDRDPQAAWESWRREHGPSRLSLHGGARYASSDLVLRAAQQGQGVALARHRLVAEELAAGTLVRPFGALEIPLDAAYWIVRADGTRPRPAVAAVIDWLRWQAATP; from the coding sequence ATGGATCTGCCCCTCAACGCGCTGCGCGCCTTCGCCCTGGTCTACCAGCACCGTGGCGTGCGCGCCGCGGCGCGGGAGCTGGGCATGGCCCATTCGTCGGTGAGCCGTCATCTGCGCGAGCTCGACCGCTGGCTGGGCGTGCCACTGCTGCATGCCGGCGCAGGCCGCGCGGGACTGGCGTTCACGCCGCAAGGCGAGGCGCTGGGGCGGGCCGTATGCGCAGGCCTGGGCGAGATCGAACGTGCCGTGGCGGTGTTGCGGGAGGCGCGCCCGGCGCATGCGGTCGCGCTGTCGACCACGCCCTCGTTCGCGATCCGCTGGCTGCTTCCCCGGTTGCCGGCGTTCGAGAAGGCGCATCCGAAGATCGAGCTGTCGGTGCTGGTCGACCAGAAGCTGGAGGGTTTCACCGATGGTCGCATGGACGTCGCGTTGCGCATGGGGCAGGGCCCCTGGCCGGAGCTGCACTGCGAGCCCTGGATGGGCGACGCGCTGTACCCGGTGATGAGCCCTGCCTACTGGCAGGACCACGGCCGCCCCTCGCGGCCCGCCCAGCTGGCCGGATTGCGCCTGCTGCACGACCGCGACCCGCAGGCGGCGTGGGAATCGTGGCGTCGGGAGCACGGGCCGTCCCGGCTGTCGCTGCACGGTGGCGCGCGCTATGCGTCCTCGGACCTGGTACTGCGCGCCGCGCAGCAGGGACAGGGCGTGGCGCTGGCGCGCCATCGCCTGGTGGCCGAAGAACTCGCGGCCGGGACCCTGGTGCGCCCGTTTGGTGCGCTGGAGATACCGCTGGATGCCGCCTACTGGATCGTGCGCGCCGACGGCACGCGACCGCGCCCCGCGGTCGCGGCGGTCATCGACTGGCTGCGCTGGCAGGCCGCGACGCCATAG
- a CDS encoding LysE family translocator — MHDLFACAGLLLAAAITPGPNNLVVLHEAGHGGVRAAAGAIGGIVLGGLALLAVVATGAGALLSTHATLRASLAALGAAYMAWLGVRLLGSTSGRASADAMALPTSALGLFGFQFLNPKGWAMVTTVVAARPAADAAGYLPLVVLFTAIPLACLLLWSFAGRRLAVHLARPRSRRRIDAAMGVLLLASAALLLIDL, encoded by the coding sequence ATGCACGACCTGTTCGCCTGCGCCGGCCTGCTGCTAGCCGCCGCGATCACGCCCGGACCGAACAACCTGGTCGTGCTGCACGAGGCCGGCCACGGCGGCGTGCGCGCGGCCGCCGGCGCGATCGGTGGCATCGTGCTCGGCGGACTGGCCCTGCTTGCCGTGGTCGCGACCGGTGCCGGTGCACTGCTGTCGACGCACGCCACGCTGCGCGCGTCGCTCGCGGCGCTCGGGGCGGCCTACATGGCATGGCTTGGCGTGCGCCTGTTGGGGAGCACGTCCGGTCGCGCATCCGCCGACGCGATGGCGCTGCCGACAAGTGCGCTCGGCCTGTTCGGTTTCCAGTTCCTCAACCCCAAGGGCTGGGCGATGGTGACAACGGTCGTCGCCGCCCGGCCCGCCGCCGATGCGGCCGGTTATCTGCCGCTCGTCGTGCTTTTCACCGCCATCCCGCTGGCCTGCCTGCTGTTGTGGAGCTTCGCTGGCCGACGGCTCGCCGTGCACCTGGCGCGTCCGCGTTCGCGGCGGCGCATCGATGCCGCCATGGGCGTGCTGCTGCTTGCCAGCGCGGCGTTGCTGCTCATCGACCTTTGA
- a CDS encoding NADPH-dependent FMN reductase, translated as MTHRSLRLLGLAGSLRRASWNRRLLQSAAALAPTGATMDVYDALGRVPLFDEDLERASPNGLPGVRALREAIAAADGLVIATPEYNHALPGVLKNALDWLSREDATLADLPVAVLGASSGPWGTRLAQASLRQVLHTCGALVMPSPTLFIAHAAERFDAHGVLADEATRAALQRFMGAFAGWVHRVAPPSVEAGAA; from the coding sequence ATGACCCACCGATCCCTTCGACTTCTCGGCCTCGCCGGCAGCCTGCGCCGCGCTTCGTGGAACCGCCGCCTGCTGCAGTCCGCCGCCGCGCTGGCACCGACCGGCGCCACGATGGACGTCTACGACGCACTGGGCCGCGTGCCGCTGTTCGACGAAGACCTGGAACGCGCTTCTCCGAACGGCCTGCCCGGCGTGCGCGCGCTGCGCGAGGCGATCGCCGCGGCCGACGGTCTGGTGATCGCCACGCCGGAGTACAACCACGCGCTGCCCGGCGTGCTGAAGAACGCACTGGACTGGCTCTCGCGCGAAGACGCGACCCTGGCCGATCTCCCGGTCGCCGTGCTCGGCGCCAGCAGCGGCCCGTGGGGAACGCGGCTGGCACAGGCCTCGCTGCGCCAGGTCCTGCATACCTGCGGTGCGCTGGTGATGCCCTCGCCCACGCTGTTCATCGCCCACGCGGCGGAACGCTTCGATGCCCACGGCGTGCTCGCCGATGAGGCGACGCGTGCGGCCTTGCAACGATTCATGGGTGCATTCGCCGGCTGGGTCCATCGCGTCGCGCCACCCAGCGTGGAAGCGGGCGCTGCGTGA
- a CDS encoding acyltransferase family protein yields the protein MYGSARAIDNVPASASPVRPVRDAWKDNARLALITLVVFGHSLEPLRGVASIDALYRFLYLFHMPAFAFLSGAVARTEVDVKLLKRITFQLLLPYLLFQALYALAAQAPGWPDAGPKGVTTPYWLLWYLPSLAAWRLLLPLFVRLRHPLLLACLFALMAGWADDVGYRMSLSRTASFFPFFLIGHVYAPAWRERLRGPLVCALALGMLLALGWAASAVPDPRWLYGSNGYAALGVDDAAGTLWRMLRLGAGVAGSAAFLALVPRREFDATAVGGRSLQAYLAHGFVVKFAAAAGLFAWLEGSEPPLVNALVLLLVAWLLVRLLASAPAVRLLSPLTSPQWLERFLWRVPAAEELKSPVRPRA from the coding sequence ATGTATGGATCTGCCCGCGCCATCGACAACGTTCCCGCCAGCGCATCGCCCGTCCGGCCGGTGCGTGATGCCTGGAAGGACAACGCCCGCCTGGCCCTGATCACGCTCGTGGTGTTCGGCCACAGTCTGGAGCCGCTGCGCGGCGTGGCGTCGATCGACGCGCTGTACCGCTTCCTTTACCTGTTCCACATGCCGGCGTTCGCCTTTCTGTCCGGTGCCGTGGCGCGGACGGAAGTCGACGTGAAGCTGCTCAAGCGGATCACGTTCCAGCTGCTCCTCCCTTACCTGCTGTTCCAGGCGCTGTATGCGCTGGCCGCGCAGGCACCCGGCTGGCCCGATGCCGGGCCCAAGGGCGTGACCACGCCGTACTGGCTGCTCTGGTATCTGCCGAGCCTGGCGGCCTGGCGCCTGCTGCTGCCGTTGTTCGTGCGCCTGCGCCATCCGCTCCTGCTGGCCTGCCTGTTCGCGCTGATGGCCGGTTGGGCGGACGACGTGGGGTACCGCATGTCGCTCTCGCGCACGGCCTCGTTTTTCCCGTTCTTCCTGATCGGACACGTGTATGCGCCGGCATGGCGCGAGCGCCTGCGCGGTCCGCTGGTGTGCGCACTGGCGCTCGGCATGCTGCTCGCACTGGGCTGGGCGGCCAGCGCCGTGCCGGATCCGCGCTGGCTCTATGGCAGCAACGGCTACGCCGCGCTTGGCGTGGACGACGCCGCCGGCACGCTGTGGCGCATGCTGCGGCTGGGCGCGGGCGTCGCCGGCAGCGCCGCCTTCCTTGCGCTGGTCCCGCGCCGCGAATTCGACGCCACGGCGGTGGGCGGGCGCAGCCTGCAGGCGTATCTCGCCCACGGCTTCGTCGTGAAATTCGCGGCGGCCGCAGGGCTGTTCGCCTGGCTGGAGGGCAGCGAGCCGCCGCTGGTCAACGCGCTGGTCTTGCTGCTGGTCGCCTGGTTGCTGGTGCGCCTGCTGGCCAGCGCGCCGGCCGTCCGCCTGCTGAGTCCGCTGACCAGCCCGCAATGGCTGGAGCGATTCCTGTGGCGGGTGCCGGCCGCCGAGGAACTCAAGTCACCGGTGCGGCCGCGGGCCTGA